A single Bifidobacterium scardovii JCM 12489 = DSM 13734 DNA region contains:
- a CDS encoding pyridoxamine 5'-phosphate oxidase family protein: MATLTADMKAFIESNLAWITTVDKDGNLDLGPKMSMFVLDDNHLAYHERTAGQHYRNLQDGSPLVVAVANLAEKKGYRFRGVVTLHTDDDIYEAQVKVAEEKGTKKPAAIPVLEITEIQDLSSGATAGKTIDKD; this comes from the coding sequence ATGGCAACGCTTACCGCCGATATGAAGGCCTTCATCGAGAGCAATCTGGCGTGGATCACCACCGTCGACAAGGACGGCAACCTCGACCTCGGCCCGAAGATGTCGATGTTCGTGCTCGACGACAACCACCTCGCCTACCACGAGCGCACCGCCGGCCAGCACTACCGCAACCTGCAGGACGGTTCCCCGCTGGTCGTCGCCGTCGCCAACCTCGCCGAGAAGAAGGGCTACCGCTTCCGCGGCGTCGTGACCCTGCACACCGACGACGACATCTACGAGGCGCAGGTCAAGGTCGCCGAGGAGAAGGGCACCAAGAAGCCCGCGGCCATCCCGGTGCTCGAGATCACCGAGATCCAGGACCTGTCCTCGGGCGCCACCGCCGGCAAGACCATCGACAAGGACTGA
- a CDS encoding MFS transporter: MARTRMTFKDLAVSFHFPKFSTSRDFYRAFGCRVCMLLSYQMISVYQLYIVEDYVHQTKTEAAGTIATMSVITMVVSLTASLISGPISDRMHTRKVPVIIASLLFAVGTAMPWIMPSVTGMYLYAGIAGFGYGVYSAIDQALNVDVLPNKEEAGKDLGILNLATTLGQAVGPTITSVVKTMTGTFTVAFAISIVMAVCAAAFVLRIRKVR, encoded by the coding sequence ATGGCGCGCACGAGGATGACCTTCAAGGATCTCGCCGTCTCCTTCCACTTCCCGAAGTTCTCCACCTCGCGCGACTTCTACCGGGCGTTCGGCTGCCGCGTGTGCATGCTGCTCAGCTACCAGATGATCTCCGTGTACCAGCTGTACATCGTCGAGGACTACGTGCACCAGACCAAGACGGAGGCAGCCGGCACGATCGCCACCATGTCCGTCATCACGATGGTCGTCTCGCTGACCGCCTCGCTGATCTCCGGGCCGATCTCCGACCGGATGCACACGCGCAAGGTGCCGGTCATCATTGCCTCGCTGCTGTTCGCCGTCGGCACCGCGATGCCGTGGATCATGCCGAGCGTCACCGGCATGTACCTGTATGCCGGTATCGCCGGCTTCGGCTACGGCGTGTACTCCGCGATCGACCAGGCGCTCAACGTCGACGTGCTGCCGAACAAGGAGGAGGCCGGCAAGGATCTCGGCATCCTCAACCTGGCCACCACGCTCGGCCAGGCCGTCGGCCCGACCATCACGTCGGTGGTCAAGACCATGACCGGCACCTTTACGGTCGCCTTCGCCATCTCCATCGTCATGGCCGTGTGCGCCGCCGCCTTCGTCCTGCGCATCCGGAAGGTGAGGTAG
- a CDS encoding SDR family oxidoreductase, whose protein sequence is MMSNVFDQYPLDEWKDPSYRFMDKFSLAGKKGFVTGGAGGLGRNAAAAWAEAGADVAIVDLPSSRDRLEPLAAELSGRYGVRVVPPLYCDVSDKDQVGALKESLVRELGTVDVAFINAGVCVPGDDVDVPYEVWSKTIGINLTGAYLTSQIAHHIMREHRHGGSIIITSSLSGHNANFIGGGPSPVASYGATKAGVYELARYMAAALAPHHIRVNAISPGYVWSGIFDCRITEEGHDVMLETVPMKRFGTNDEIVSAVLFLASDASSYVTGTNLQIDGGYSVY, encoded by the coding sequence ATGATGAGCAACGTATTCGACCAGTACCCCCTCGACGAATGGAAGGACCCGTCCTACCGGTTCATGGACAAGTTCTCCCTCGCCGGCAAGAAGGGGTTCGTCACCGGCGGCGCCGGCGGGCTGGGCCGCAACGCCGCCGCCGCGTGGGCCGAGGCCGGCGCCGACGTCGCGATCGTCGACTTGCCTTCGAGCAGGGACCGGCTGGAACCGCTCGCCGCCGAGCTGTCCGGGCGCTACGGCGTCCGCGTCGTCCCCCCCCTGTACTGCGACGTCTCGGACAAGGACCAGGTCGGCGCGCTCAAGGAGTCGCTGGTCCGCGAGCTCGGCACCGTCGACGTCGCGTTCATCAACGCCGGCGTCTGCGTGCCCGGCGACGACGTGGACGTCCCCTACGAGGTGTGGAGCAAGACCATCGGCATCAACCTGACCGGCGCCTACCTGACCTCGCAGATCGCGCACCACATCATGCGCGAGCACCGCCATGGCGGGTCGATCATCATCACGTCGTCCCTGTCCGGGCACAACGCGAACTTCATCGGCGGCGGCCCCTCGCCGGTGGCCAGCTACGGCGCCACCAAGGCCGGGGTCTACGAGCTCGCCCGGTACATGGCCGCGGCGCTGGCGCCGCACCATATCCGCGTCAACGCCATCTCCCCGGGGTACGTGTGGTCGGGCATCTTCGACTGCCGCATCACCGAGGAGGGCCACGACGTGATGCTGGAGACCGTGCCGATGAAGCGGTTCGGCACCAACGACGAGATCGTCTCGGCCGTGCTGTTCCTCGCCAGCGACGCCTCGTCGTACGTCACCGGCACCAACCTGCAGATCGACGGCGGCTACTCGGTGTACTGA
- a CDS encoding S10 family peptidase — MADNTNATNTGDKAGTAETAASTAAARPANEQARIAPAAHATRHTMTIDGKEISYIANVGTIPIDTPKVRDASVVFYASFALDPTATGKTDPSRPVTFIFNGGPGSASTFLLMGSLAPKRISVPDAVPVPAAPYTLVDNAYTLLPVSDLVFVDAPGAGFSSILDAAKPELWSVDGDVAGFSAFIRAYLSQERRWNSPKYVLGESYGTTRGAALAYRLQQDGVALNGLTLISNILDYAYTIDTSDQFYIGYFPTFASVAKYHGRAASGAQIADHLQAARAFANGPLRLALAAGASLDDGTKRRVAERYAELTGLDAQYVYDSDLRVVDTRFRKALLRDEDRIVGRYDGRVAGYDLDRLNDTETFVVDDAYLDPAYSSLCNAYLRDELGWSGRDERRGFAALEWNSTEPGKGWVWWHKQPDNTKSSWDASIPFPNVLPDLAAAITHQPTLKVLLGNGIYDLCTPFFQTEYDIDHLGLPKPLRGNVAFTYYPAGHMLYSSEPSLAKFAADLKRFYAADASGLAAIDERPAEPAPDIHL; from the coding sequence ATGGCGGACAATACCAATGCAACCAACACGGGGGACAAGGCCGGCACGGCGGAGACCGCGGCCTCGACCGCGGCCGCGCGGCCCGCGAACGAACAGGCGCGGATCGCGCCGGCGGCGCACGCCACCCGCCACACCATGACGATCGACGGCAAGGAGATCAGCTACATAGCGAACGTCGGCACGATCCCGATCGACACCCCGAAGGTCCGCGACGCGTCCGTCGTCTTCTACGCCTCGTTCGCGCTGGACCCCACGGCCACCGGTAAGACGGATCCCAGCCGCCCGGTCACGTTCATCTTCAACGGCGGACCCGGATCGGCCAGCACCTTCCTGCTCATGGGTTCGCTCGCGCCCAAGCGCATCAGCGTGCCCGACGCGGTGCCGGTGCCGGCGGCGCCCTACACGCTGGTCGACAACGCGTACACGCTGCTGCCCGTCTCCGATCTCGTCTTCGTCGACGCGCCCGGCGCCGGCTTCTCCAGCATCCTCGACGCCGCCAAGCCGGAACTGTGGTCGGTGGACGGCGACGTGGCCGGGTTCAGCGCGTTCATCCGCGCATACCTGAGCCAGGAGCGGCGCTGGAATTCGCCGAAGTACGTGCTCGGCGAATCCTACGGCACCACGCGCGGCGCGGCGCTCGCCTACCGCCTGCAGCAGGACGGCGTCGCCCTCAACGGCCTGACGCTCATCTCCAACATCCTCGACTACGCGTACACGATCGACACGTCCGACCAGTTCTACATCGGCTATTTCCCGACCTTCGCCTCCGTGGCGAAATATCATGGCCGCGCCGCGTCCGGCGCGCAGATCGCCGACCATCTGCAGGCCGCCCGCGCCTTCGCCAACGGGCCGCTGCGCCTCGCGCTCGCCGCCGGCGCGTCGCTCGACGACGGCACCAAGCGCCGCGTGGCCGAGCGCTACGCCGAACTGACCGGACTGGACGCGCAATACGTCTACGACTCCGACCTGCGCGTGGTGGACACCCGCTTCCGCAAGGCCCTGCTGCGCGACGAGGACCGGATCGTCGGCCGGTACGACGGGCGCGTGGCCGGGTACGATCTCGACCGGTTGAACGACACGGAGACCTTCGTCGTCGACGACGCGTATCTCGACCCGGCGTATTCGAGCCTGTGCAACGCCTACCTGCGCGACGAGCTCGGATGGTCCGGCAGGGATGAACGCCGCGGTTTCGCCGCCCTCGAATGGAATTCGACCGAGCCGGGCAAGGGCTGGGTGTGGTGGCACAAGCAGCCCGACAACACGAAGTCCTCGTGGGACGCGAGCATCCCGTTCCCGAACGTCCTGCCCGATCTGGCGGCGGCGATCACCCACCAGCCGACGCTGAAGGTGCTGCTTGGCAACGGCATCTACGACCTGTGCACGCCGTTCTTCCAGACCGAATACGACATCGACCACCTGGGCCTGCCCAAGCCGCTGCGCGGCAACGTGGCGTTCACGTACTACCCGGCCGGCCACATGCTGTACTCCTCCGAACCGAGTCTGGCCAAGTTCGCCGCCGATCTCAAGCGCTTCTACGCCGCGGACGCCAGCGGGCTCGCCGCTATCGACGAACGCCCCGCGGAGCCGGCGCCCGACATCCACCTGTAA
- a CDS encoding nitroreductase family protein encodes MNVQEAMAARHAVRDYADSPVDEGTLLALREAIERANEEGDLNIQLIHDETDAFGGCPTHYGRFKGVRYCIALIGPDAADRCGRGLDERVGYYGESLALKAVTLGLSTSWVVLHDTETHGTWRIADGERMPAAIAFGHGAREGRPHRSKPAELLGAVESGTLETAPDWFAHGLAAVQLAPSALGKQPFRFTLLADGHTVRAEALEGLQSEICLGIAKLHFELGAGAGNFAWQARG; translated from the coding sequence ATGAATGTTCAGGAGGCCATGGCCGCACGCCATGCGGTGCGCGACTACGCAGACAGCCCCGTCGACGAGGGAACGCTGCTCGCGCTGCGGGAGGCGATCGAGCGCGCCAATGAGGAAGGCGATCTGAATATTCAGCTGATCCACGACGAAACGGACGCCTTCGGCGGATGCCCGACGCATTACGGCCGGTTCAAGGGCGTGCGGTATTGCATCGCGCTGATCGGCCCCGACGCCGCCGACCGTTGCGGACGCGGATTGGATGAGCGCGTCGGCTATTACGGGGAATCTTTGGCGCTCAAGGCAGTGACGCTCGGCCTGTCCACCAGCTGGGTGGTGCTGCACGACACCGAAACGCACGGCACGTGGCGCATCGCGGACGGCGAGCGCATGCCCGCGGCGATCGCGTTCGGCCATGGGGCCCGCGAGGGCAGGCCGCACCGCAGCAAGCCGGCCGAACTGCTGGGCGCCGTGGAGTCGGGCACGCTCGAGACCGCGCCCGACTGGTTCGCGCATGGCCTTGCGGCCGTGCAGTTGGCGCCCAGCGCCCTGGGCAAGCAGCCGTTCCGGTTCACGCTGCTGGCCGATGGCCATACCGTTCGCGCCGAAGCGCTGGAAGGGCTGCAATCCGAAATCTGCCTGGGCATCGCCAAGCTGCATTTCGAGCTGGGCGCCGGCGCGGGCAACTTCGCTTGGCAGGCCAGGGGCTAG
- a CDS encoding helix-turn-helix domain-containing protein gives MCADRRRRYDDAFRCSVAALFGEGLGYKAAARRVGMPVMTAKKWSLAYRVGGREALMAKRGGNRSYDWDTKVAAARDHVDRGVAKSVVMERYAIACVTTLEAWCRAYRAGGAEALRPGRRGRPRGSGPRPEPDPTPEGALREENEFLRARVAYLEKALALPASRSPTGRKR, from the coding sequence GTGTGTGCAGATCGCAGGCGTCGGTATGATGATGCTTTCAGGTGTTCGGTGGCCGCCCTGTTTGGTGAGGGGTTGGGTTACAAGGCCGCGGCGCGTCGGGTTGGCATGCCGGTGATGACCGCGAAGAAATGGTCGCTGGCGTATCGGGTCGGCGGACGGGAGGCGCTTATGGCGAAACGCGGGGGCAACAGGAGCTATGACTGGGACACGAAGGTCGCGGCCGCGCGCGATCACGTGGACCGGGGAGTGGCGAAGTCCGTGGTGATGGAGCGGTACGCGATCGCGTGCGTCACGACGTTGGAGGCCTGGTGTCGTGCGTACCGGGCCGGCGGGGCCGAGGCGCTCAGACCGGGACGCAGGGGCAGGCCCAGGGGATCGGGGCCGAGGCCGGAGCCGGATCCGACGCCCGAGGGGGCGTTGCGGGAGGAGAACGAGTTCTTGCGGGCGAGGGTCGCATACCTGGAAAAAGCATTGGCCCTGCCGGCCTCGAGATCACCAACCGGGAGAAAACGGTGA
- a CDS encoding IS3 family transposase, giving the protein MVSALAGLGHPLPLLLRAAGLARSTYYYHRSHPERVTRPDIEPLVDEVFHRTPNGCGHRQVRMCLVNEFGVTVSSKSVLKVMRRMGLECVIRRPNPHRGYSSYRGEAGAKPPNLLERDFAADAPWVKLGTDVTEFRVAGGKAYLAPVYDMGSKEIVAWDVSRHPDLAQQKRMLAMLETRLPEGVSPILHSDMGWQYQHSWWRARLEELGIRQSMSRKGNCLDNAATEQVFGHLKDEFCIGREFASFEEFRTGLDAYIVHWNTKRRQARLEGRTPEEFRNTFPTA; this is encoded by the coding sequence ATCGTTTCGGCGCTGGCGGGGCTTGGCCATCCGCTTCCGCTCCTGCTGAGGGCCGCGGGACTGGCGAGGAGCACGTACTACTACCACCGGTCCCATCCCGAGCGGGTCACCAGGCCCGACATCGAGCCGTTGGTCGATGAGGTGTTCCACCGCACGCCCAACGGGTGCGGGCACCGGCAGGTGCGCATGTGCCTCGTGAACGAGTTCGGCGTGACGGTGAGCTCCAAGAGCGTGCTCAAGGTCATGCGCCGCATGGGCCTGGAGTGCGTCATACGCCGGCCGAACCCCCACCGCGGGTACAGCTCCTATCGGGGCGAGGCGGGCGCGAAGCCGCCGAACCTGCTGGAACGCGACTTCGCGGCCGACGCCCCGTGGGTGAAGCTGGGCACGGACGTCACCGAGTTCAGGGTCGCCGGCGGCAAGGCGTACCTCGCGCCCGTGTACGACATGGGCTCGAAGGAGATCGTCGCCTGGGACGTGAGCCGTCATCCCGATCTGGCCCAGCAGAAGCGCATGCTGGCCATGCTCGAGACCCGTCTTCCCGAAGGCGTGTCCCCGATCCTGCACTCGGACATGGGCTGGCAGTACCAGCACTCCTGGTGGCGGGCCCGCCTGGAGGAACTGGGCATCCGCCAGTCGATGAGCCGCAAGGGCAACTGCCTGGACAACGCCGCGACCGAGCAGGTGTTCGGCCACCTCAAGGACGAGTTCTGCATCGGGCGCGAGTTCGCCTCCTTCGAGGAATTCAGGACCGGGCTGGACGCGTACATCGTCCACTGGAACACCAAACGACGCCAGGCGAGACTCGAGGGACGCACCCCGGAGGAATTCCGCAACACGTTCCCCACCGCTTGA
- the tpx gene encoding thiol peroxidase: MTTITFNSTPVHTSGTLPEVGSPAPEFTLVGSDLQDIHLSDFDGKRVILSVFPSLDTGVCAQSVRRFNALAAGMSNTVVLCVSKDLPFAQERFCVSEGIKNVVNASAFRSTFGEDYGVTMTDGPLAGLLSRAIIVIDADGKVAYAQQVPEITTEPDYDAAIAAPAD; the protein is encoded by the coding sequence ATGACTACTATCACCTTCAATTCGACTCCCGTTCACACGTCGGGCACCCTTCCCGAGGTCGGTTCGCCGGCTCCCGAATTCACGCTGGTCGGCAGCGACCTGCAGGACATCCACCTGTCCGATTTCGACGGTAAGCGCGTGATCCTCAGCGTGTTTCCCAGCCTCGACACCGGCGTGTGCGCGCAGAGCGTGCGCCGCTTCAATGCATTGGCCGCCGGCATGAGCAACACCGTCGTGCTCTGCGTGTCCAAGGATCTGCCGTTCGCACAGGAACGGTTCTGCGTCAGCGAGGGCATCAAGAACGTCGTCAACGCGTCGGCGTTCCGTTCGACCTTCGGCGAGGACTACGGCGTGACCATGACCGATGGCCCGCTGGCCGGCCTGCTGTCGCGCGCGATCATCGTCATCGATGCCGACGGCAAGGTCGCCTACGCCCAGCAGGTGCCGGAGATCACCACCGAACCCGACTACGACGCCGCCATCGCGGCTCCCGCCGACTAG
- a CDS encoding APC family permease, whose product MSTASTASSPELPPHGGGEAHGGMVKSLSLWNYFTMGFGAIIGTGWVLLVGDWMILGGGPVEAMIAFVLGAVFLLPIGAVFGELTCAIPISGGIVEYVDRTFGPTAAHITGWFLSLGNGILCPWEAIAISSLLATMWSRLDGFGWLTGVKLYDIAGSSVYLWPLLISEAVCVLVIALNFRGASAAAKLSSFLSKALLAGMVLAMVVSLFKGGPGNLMPLFAKVEAAQSGSASGAVTTAGAFLPGVLAVLVMTPFFYTGFDTIPQSAEEASEGLDWKKFGMVISASLLAAGLFYVFCIYAFGTIFPWRQSVAMPVPALASIEKISMWFYLPMLVIGTLGPLGPMNSFYGATARIMLAMGRKGYLPKSFASIDGRTGTPKTANIVLAVATVIGPFLGGNLLIPLTEVSSLSFVFACTMAAAACMKMRWSEPDLPRPYTVPGGKIGIGLAIAAGAVIIALQVLPFSPAALKPTSWVIVVVWVVLGMALRLTVHRARRE is encoded by the coding sequence ATGTCAACCGCATCCACCGCATCGTCCCCCGAACTCCCGCCGCACGGCGGCGGCGAGGCGCACGGCGGCATGGTCAAATCGCTGAGCCTGTGGAACTACTTCACCATGGGGTTCGGCGCGATCATCGGCACGGGATGGGTGCTGCTGGTCGGCGACTGGATGATCCTCGGCGGCGGCCCGGTCGAGGCGATGATCGCCTTCGTGCTGGGCGCCGTCTTCCTGCTGCCGATCGGCGCGGTGTTCGGCGAGCTGACCTGCGCGATCCCGATATCCGGCGGCATCGTCGAATACGTGGACCGCACCTTCGGGCCGACCGCCGCGCACATCACCGGCTGGTTCCTGAGCCTCGGCAACGGCATCCTGTGCCCGTGGGAGGCGATCGCGATCAGCTCGCTGCTGGCCACCATGTGGAGCCGGCTCGACGGGTTCGGATGGCTCACCGGCGTCAAGCTGTACGACATCGCCGGGTCCAGCGTCTACCTGTGGCCGCTGCTGATCAGCGAGGCCGTGTGCGTGCTGGTCATCGCGCTGAACTTCCGCGGCGCCTCCGCCGCCGCCAAGCTCAGCTCGTTCCTGTCCAAGGCGCTGCTGGCCGGCATGGTGCTGGCGATGGTCGTCTCGCTGTTCAAGGGCGGCCCGGGCAACCTCATGCCGCTGTTCGCCAAGGTGGAGGCCGCGCAGTCGGGATCGGCGTCCGGCGCGGTCACCACGGCCGGGGCGTTCCTGCCGGGCGTGCTGGCGGTGCTGGTGATGACGCCGTTCTTCTACACCGGATTCGACACGATCCCACAGAGCGCCGAAGAGGCGAGCGAGGGGCTCGACTGGAAGAAGTTCGGCATGGTCATCTCCGCCTCGCTGCTCGCCGCCGGCCTGTTCTACGTGTTCTGCATCTACGCGTTCGGCACGATCTTCCCGTGGCGGCAGTCCGTGGCGATGCCGGTGCCGGCGCTCGCCTCGATCGAGAAGATCAGCATGTGGTTCTACCTGCCCATGCTGGTGATCGGCACGCTTGGCCCGCTCGGTCCGATGAACTCGTTCTACGGGGCCACCGCGCGCATCATGCTCGCCATGGGGCGCAAGGGGTATCTGCCGAAGAGCTTCGCGTCCATCGACGGCAGGACCGGCACGCCGAAGACGGCGAACATCGTGCTCGCCGTCGCCACGGTCATCGGGCCGTTCCTCGGCGGCAACCTGCTCATCCCGCTGACCGAGGTCTCGTCGCTGTCGTTCGTGTTCGCGTGCACGATGGCCGCGGCCGCCTGCATGAAGATGCGGTGGAGCGAGCCCGATCTGCCGCGCCCGTACACGGTGCCCGGGGGAAAGATCGGCATCGGCCTGGCCATCGCGGCCGGCGCGGTCATCATCGCGCTGCAGGTGCTGCCGTTCTCGCCGGCCGCGCTCAAGCCGACCTCGTGGGTGATCGTCGTGGTGTGGGTCGTGCTGGGGATGGCGCTGCGCCTGACGGTCCACCGCGCGAGACGGGAGTGA
- a CDS encoding metal-dependent hydrolase family protein, with protein MVGGTLIDGNGAEPIRDSLVLVDGTTIAYAGPREGQPIPEGAAVRDITGQTVMPGLIDSHLHFTGNESDDDTQWVLDDVTLKTVIAVQQAHDALESGLTTVGEISRSGVAIRDAVNAGIMKGPRMVCTGLGFCRTGGHGDSHKLPLAYNEASHPWAERVDGPWPLRAAVRRRLRENVDAIKIWSTGGGIWRHDDKLLQHYTDEEIQAVVDEAAMCNVPVWSHAEGYGGALASAKAGVHLIIHGQTLNDECLDLMADKGIYFCPTIQFLEQWFKTYPPEYNPAQDAYPGATRIERELNRVYDNLRKANDKGIVLVTGSDSFCSSLTPYGTTLIGEVYSFVEKVGFSPLFAITCATKNGARMLRVDDVTGTLEAGKSADLLVIDGDPSADIRDLAVENMTMVMKEGDVIRQR; from the coding sequence TTGGTTGGCGGAACCCTTATCGACGGCAACGGCGCGGAGCCGATCCGGGACTCGCTGGTGCTGGTCGACGGCACCACGATCGCCTATGCCGGCCCCCGCGAGGGGCAGCCGATCCCCGAAGGCGCGGCGGTCCGCGACATCACCGGCCAAACCGTGATGCCGGGCCTGATCGACTCGCATCTGCACTTCACCGGCAACGAAAGCGACGACGACACGCAGTGGGTGCTCGACGACGTCACCCTCAAGACCGTGATCGCCGTGCAGCAGGCGCACGACGCGCTCGAGAGCGGACTGACCACCGTGGGCGAGATCTCGCGCTCCGGCGTGGCGATCCGCGACGCGGTCAACGCCGGGATCATGAAGGGCCCGCGCATGGTGTGCACCGGCCTCGGCTTCTGCCGCACCGGCGGGCACGGCGACTCGCACAAGCTGCCGCTGGCCTACAACGAGGCCTCCCACCCGTGGGCCGAGCGCGTCGACGGGCCGTGGCCCCTGCGCGCCGCGGTGCGCCGCCGCCTGCGCGAGAACGTCGACGCGATCAAGATCTGGTCCACCGGCGGCGGCATCTGGCGGCACGACGACAAGCTGCTGCAGCACTACACCGACGAGGAGATCCAGGCGGTGGTCGACGAGGCCGCGATGTGCAACGTGCCGGTCTGGTCGCACGCGGAGGGCTACGGCGGCGCGCTCGCCTCGGCCAAGGCCGGCGTGCACCTGATCATCCACGGTCAGACGCTCAACGACGAATGCCTCGACCTCATGGCCGACAAGGGCATCTACTTCTGCCCGACGATCCAGTTCCTCGAGCAGTGGTTCAAGACCTACCCGCCCGAGTACAACCCGGCGCAGGACGCCTACCCGGGAGCCACGCGCATCGAACGCGAGCTCAACCGCGTCTACGACAACCTGCGCAAGGCGAACGACAAGGGCATCGTGCTGGTCACCGGCTCCGACTCGTTCTGCTCGTCGCTCACGCCCTACGGCACCACGCTGATCGGCGAGGTCTACTCCTTCGTCGAAAAGGTCGGGTTCTCGCCGCTGTTCGCGATCACCTGCGCCACGAAGAACGGCGCGAGGATGCTGCGCGTGGACGACGTGACCGGCACGCTGGAGGCCGGCAAGTCCGCGGACCTGCTGGTGATCGACGGCGACCCGAGCGCCGACATCCGCGACCTGGCCGTGGAGAACATGACGATGGTCATGAAGGAGGGCGACGTCATCCGGCAGCGCTAG
- a CDS encoding aldo/keto reductase, which yields MSDQRVKVGNSDLEVFPLVLGGNTFGWTSDEAASRAVLDEYAEDGGNFVDTADVYSAWAPGNAGGESEIILGRWLAVRGNRDRMVIATKVSEHPQYKGLSRGNILAAADESLLASVDLQLSADEIVALDKASEPFTK from the coding sequence ATGTCTGATCAACGGGTGAAGGTTGGCAACAGCGATCTGGAGGTGTTCCCGCTGGTGCTGGGCGGCAACACCTTCGGGTGGACGAGCGACGAGGCGGCCAGCCGCGCGGTGCTCGACGAGTACGCGGAGGACGGCGGCAACTTCGTCGACACGGCCGACGTGTATTCGGCGTGGGCGCCGGGCAACGCGGGCGGCGAGTCCGAGATCATCCTCGGCCGCTGGCTGGCGGTGCGCGGCAACCGCGACAGGATGGTCATCGCCACGAAGGTGAGCGAGCATCCGCAGTACAAGGGCCTGTCGCGCGGCAACATCCTGGCCGCCGCCGACGAGTCGCTGCTCGCCTCGGTGGATCTGCAGCTGAGCGCCGACGAGATCGTCGCGCTCGACAAGGCGTCGGAGCCGTTCACCAAGTAA
- a CDS encoding YidC/Oxa1 family membrane protein insertase: MCLVLVIRLCLLPLFLSQMRAMRRMQALQPRIRRIQRKYAARKDPRSKEAMQREIMALQQRHNANPLGSCLPSLIQAPILCSLFYTLQSLPAIAEGKAEALGGVDRATAGDIESSSIFGVHIADSFGTVASPQSRVVIGAAVALMCLTLFAMQWMLIRRNTPFAHSRPTARQCGPWSDRNHRTVRGPGRQNR, from the coding sequence ATGTGCCTCGTGCTCGTCATCCGCCTGTGCCTGCTGCCGCTGTTTCTCTCCCAGATGCGCGCGATGCGCCGCATGCAGGCGCTTCAGCCGCGGATCCGGCGCATCCAGCGCAAGTACGCCGCGCGCAAGGACCCGCGTTCCAAAGAAGCCATGCAACGTGAAATCATGGCCTTGCAGCAGCGGCATAATGCCAATCCACTTGGCTCATGCCTGCCTTCGCTGATCCAGGCGCCGATTCTGTGCTCGCTGTTCTACACGCTGCAATCCCTACCCGCCATCGCCGAGGGGAAGGCGGAAGCGTTGGGCGGCGTCGACCGCGCCACGGCGGGCGACATCGAATCATCGTCCATATTCGGCGTGCATATTGCCGACTCGTTCGGCACGGTCGCCTCGCCGCAGTCGCGTGTCGTTATCGGGGCGGCCGTGGCGTTGATGTGTCTGACGCTGTTCGCGATGCAGTGGATGCTCATCCGCCGCAATACGCCGTTCGCGCATAGCCGGCCAACTGCACGACAGTGTGGGCCATGGTCTGACCGCAATCATCGCACTGTCCGAGGGCCTGGCCGGCAAAACCGATGA
- a CDS encoding response regulator transcription factor, whose amino-acid sequence MIRVMLVDDQRFARLGFQLMLDGASDIVVTTQAADGQAAIETLEQLAVLHQPLPNVILMDVRMPGMDGIEATRRIARRWTAISILILTTYDEDDYAFGGLDAGASGFLLKDVTKRNLIDAIHAIANGDAILTPRITRQVLERGVPHPTSSQCQQELRKAFDALTPRQREICALIAEGLNNEEIAVQLTVEPASVKRAVTRILATLGLRDRTQIAIGWFKAGM is encoded by the coding sequence ATGATCCGTGTCATGCTCGTGGACGACCAACGCTTCGCCCGCCTTGGCTTCCAACTCATGCTCGACGGTGCTTCCGACATTGTTGTCACCACCCAGGCCGCTGACGGCCAAGCCGCCATCGAAACGCTCGAACAGCTCGCCGTTCTACATCAGCCATTACCGAATGTAATCCTCATGGATGTGCGGATGCCCGGCATGGACGGCATCGAGGCCACGCGCCGCATCGCCAGACGCTGGACTGCCATCAGCATCCTCATTCTTACCACGTACGACGAGGACGATTACGCCTTTGGCGGTCTCGACGCCGGAGCCAGCGGCTTCCTGCTCAAGGACGTCACCAAGCGCAACCTCATCGATGCGATTCACGCCATCGCCAATGGTGATGCGATCCTCACCCCGAGAATCACCAGACAAGTGCTTGAACGAGGCGTTCCGCACCCCACCAGCAGCCAATGCCAGCAAGAACTACGCAAGGCATTCGACGCGCTTACCCCACGCCAGCGCGAGATCTGCGCGCTCATCGCGGAAGGACTCAACAACGAGGAAATCGCCGTTCAACTCACCGTCGAACCAGCCTCCGTCAAACGTGCCGTAACCCGTATCCTCGCGACTTTGGGTCTGCGCGATCGCACCCAAATCGCCATCGGCTGGTTCAAGGCAGGGATGTAG